One stretch of Patagioenas fasciata isolate bPatFas1 chromosome 9, bPatFas1.hap1, whole genome shotgun sequence DNA includes these proteins:
- the LOC139828677 gene encoding olfactory receptor 14A16-like: protein MQDEVVDVVFKPEEELKVPQQLGSHAFFLLPFTDTQELQLLHFWLFLGIYLAALLGNGLIITTIAWDQHLHTPMYFFLLNLSLLDLGSISTTLPKSMANSLWDTRAISFMGCATQVFCIVFLFSAELYLLTIMSYNRYVAICKPLHYGTLLGSRACVHMAAAAWATGFLNALLHTANTFSLPLCKGNALGQFFCEIPQILKLSCLDFDLRELGLIVVGACFASVCFVFIVLSYVQIFRAVLRIPSEQGRHKAFSTCLPHLAVVSLFLSTAMFAHLKPPSISSPSLDLVVSVLYSVVPPAVNPLIYNMRNQKFKDAIRKLMTVCFSKAVWYSPSSACHL, encoded by the coding sequence ttcttcctcctgccgttcacagacacacaggagctgcaactcttgcacttctggctcttcctgggcatctacctggctgccctcctgggcaacggcctcatcatcaccaccatagcctgggaccagcacctccacacccccatgtacttcttcctgctcaacctctccctcctcgacctgggctccatctccaccactctccccaagtccatggccaattccctctgggacaccagagccattTCTTTTATGGGATGTGCTACCCAAGTCTTTTgcattgtctttttattttcagcagagttgtatctgctcaccatcatgtcctacaaccgctacgttgccatctgcaaacccctgcactacgggaccctcctgggcagcagagcttgtgtccacatggcagcagctgcctgggccactgggtttctcaatgctctgctgcacacggccaatacattttcactgcccctgtgcaagggcaatgccctgggccagttcttctgtgaaatcccccagatcctcaagctctcctgcttagACTTcgacctcagggaacttgggcttattgtggtcggtgcctgttttgcttctgtgtgttttgttttcattgtgctgtcctatgtgcagatcttcagggccgtgctgaggatcccctctgagcagggacggcacaaagccttttccacctgcctccctcacctggccgtggtctccctgttcctcagcactgccatgtttgcccacctgaagcccccctccatctcctccccatccctggacctggtggtgtctgttctgtactcagtggtgcctccagcagtgaaccccctcatctacaacATGAGGAATCAGAAGTTCAAGGATGCCataaggaaactgatgactgtttgcttttcaaaagcagtatggTACTcaccttcttctgcatgtcacttgtaa